A single window of Longimicrobiaceae bacterium DNA harbors:
- a CDS encoding PspC domain-containing protein: protein MKETPNRLTRSHDRVLAGVLGGIAERLGWAPSGLRIGYIILSALSAAFPGILLYLILWAIMPKAPPSNGPFNLNDFRVQ from the coding sequence ATGAAAGAGACGCCGAACCGCCTCACTCGCTCGCACGACCGCGTCCTGGCGGGCGTGCTCGGCGGCATCGCGGAGCGGCTGGGCTGGGCACCGAGCGGGCTCCGCATCGGCTACATCATCCTCTCCGCCCTTTCCGCCGCCTTCCCCGGCATCCTCCTCTACCTGATCCTCTGGGCGATCATGCCCAAGGCACCGCCCTCCAACGGACCGTTCAACCTCAACGACTTCCGCGTGCAATGA